One region of Cuculus canorus isolate bCucCan1 chromosome 6, bCucCan1.pri, whole genome shotgun sequence genomic DNA includes:
- the SH3BP4 gene encoding SH3 domain-binding protein 4 encodes MAAQRIRAANSGGLPRCKSEGTLIDLSEGFTETSLYDVKVPSPSALLVDNPTSFGNAKEVIAIKDYCPTNFTTLKFSKGDHLYVLDTSGGEWWYAHNTTEMGYIPSSYVQPVNYRNSSLTDSGMIDNLLESPDEGVKELDLLGEWTDVKRNSMKTYNNNPFLNGVQTNPFLNGNLQTVPSSDKESNSNVAVDLLLFDTGAPTSAVSSSAANSSLGNIFDEFPSTDRLDLEQPVKRDNPFFRSKRSYSLSELSVLQAKSDAPASSSFFSGLKSPTPEQFQSREDFRTAWLNHRKLARSCHDLDLLGQNPGWGQTQPVETNIVCKLDSSGGAVQLPDTNISIRVPEGHVCPGETQQISMKAMLDPPLELNSDKCSTISPVLQIKLSNMEVKTCIILEMKVSAEVKNDVMSKSLVGLQCLRSDMKEGPYMPMELSYSYGDTIQVQLENLEPCMYIAAVAQGQNILYPYTVWDYINKKITVGVYGPKHIHPSFKTVVALFGHECAPKTLLVNEVTRQSHSPAPVALQLWGKHQFVLSRPQDLKLCMFSNMTNYEVKASEQAKIVRGFQMKLGKVSRLIFPIACHNPNELSDFTLRIQVKDDKDAILTQFCVQTPQPPPKSAIKPTGQRRFLKKNEVGKIILSPLAATTKYPVFQDRPVLSLKYGKLLKTVVRQSKNHYLLEYKKGDIIALLSEEKIRLKGQLWTKEWYIGYYQGKIGLVHTKNVLVVGKVKPSYFSGPDLTTSLLLEQILRPCKFLTYIYASVRTLLMENLSSWRSFADALGYLNLPLTFFCRAELDSEPERVASVLEKLKEDCNNTENKERKSFQKELMTALLKMDCQGLVVRLIQDFVLLTTAVEVAQRWRELAEKLAKVSKQQMDAYEAPHRDKTGTVDSEAMWKPAYDFLLTWSSQMGESYRDVIQELHTGLDKMKNPITKRWKHLTGTLILVNSLDMLRAAAFSPQDHEDFAI; translated from the exons ATGGCAGCACAGAGGATCCGGGCAGCCAACTCAGGCGGGCTGCCGCGGTGCAAGTCAGAAGGGACACTCATCGACCTCAGCGAGGGCTTCACCGAGACCAGCCTCTACGATGTCAAAG TGCCTTCTCCTAGTGCCTTGCTGGTTGACAATCCCACATCCTTTGGAAACGCCAAGGAAGTAATAGCAATCAAAGATTACTGTCCGACTAATTTCACCACTTTGAAATTCTCCAAGGGAGACCACCTTTATGTCTTAGACACGTCGGGAGGTGAGTGGTGGTACGCTCACAACACCACAGAAATGGGTTATATCCCTTCCTCCTACGTCCAGCCTGTAAACTACCGCAACTCTTCCTTGACTGACAGTGGGATGATAGACAACCTATTGGAGAGCCCTGATGAGGGAGTAAAGGAGCTAGATCTCCTTGGAGAATGGACTGATGTGAAAAGAAACTCTATGAAAACCTACAATAACAACCCATTCTTAAATGGAGTCCAGACGAACCCATTTCTGAATGGGAATTTGCAAACAGTGCCCAGCTCGGACAAAGAGTCCAACTCCAACGTTGCTGTTGACTTGCTGCTCTTTGACACGGGGGCTCCTACTTCAGCTGTTTCCAGTTCGGCCGCTAATAGCAGCCTGGGTAACATTTTTGATGAGTTTCCATCCACAGACAGACTGGATCTGGAACAGCCTGTGAAAAGGGACAACCCCTTCTTCAGAAGTAAACGCTCTTACAGTTTGTCTGAGCTGTCGGTTCTTCAGGCCAAGTCAGATGCTCCAGCATCATCAAGTTTTTTCAGTGGTTTGAAGTCTCCAACCCCTGAGCAGTTCCAGAGCCGGGAAGATTTTAGGACAGCATGGCTGAACCATAGGAAGCTGGCTCGGTCTTGCCATGACTTGGATTTGCTTGGTCAAAATCCTGGCTGGGGTCAGACACAACCGGTGGAGACCAACATTGTCTGCAAGCTGGATAGCTCTGGTGGAGCTGTTCAGCTTCCAGACACCAACATCAGCATCCGTGTGCCAGAGGGCCACGTGTGCCCTGGGGAAACGCAGCAGATCTCTATGAAAGCGATGCTGGATCCACCGCTGGAGCTGAACAGTGACAAGTGCAGCACCATCAGCCCGGTCCTGCAGATCAAACTCAGCAATATGGAGGTGAAAACCTGCATCATTCTGGAGATGAAGGTGTCGGCAGAAGTCAAGAATGACGTTATGAGCAAGAGTTTGGTAGGACTGCAGTGCCTGCGGAGCGACATGAAGGAGGGGCCGTACATGCCAATGGAGCTGAGCTATTCATATGGGGACACGATCCAGGTGCAGCTGGAGAACCTGGAGCCTTGCATGTACATCGCAGCCGTAGCTCAGGGGCAGAACATCCTCTACCCTTACACCGTTTGGGATTACATCAACAAGAAGATCACAGTTGGTGTCTATGGCCCAAAACACATTCACCCTTCCTTTAAAACTGTGGTGGCCCTGTTCGGACATGAATGCGCGCCCAAGACTCTCCTGGTGAATGAGGTCACAAGACAGtcccacagcccagctcccGTCGCTCTCCAGCTCTGGGGTAAGCATCAGTTTGTTCTGTCCCGGCCTCAGGACCTGAAGCTCTGCATGTTCTCCAACATGACCAACTATGAGGTGAAAGCTAGTGAGCAAGCTAAAATTGTGCGGGGCTTCCAGATGAAACTGGGCAAGGTCAGCCGCCTTATCTTCCCCATTGCATGCCACAACCCCAATGAGCTCTCAGACTTCACGCTAAGGATACAGGTCAAGGATGACAAGGATGCTATTTTGACCCAATTCTGCGTCCAGACCCCACAGCCGCCTCCGAAAAGTGCCATCAAACCAACAGGGCAGAGGCGGTTCCTCAAGAAGAACGAGGTCGGGAAAATCATCCTTTCACCTCTGGCTGCCACCACCAAGTATCCAGTTTTTCAGGACCGGCCGGTATTGAGCTTGAAGTATGGCAAGCTGCTGAAGACTGTGGTGAGGCAAAGCAAGAACCACTACTTGCTGGAGTACAAGAAAGGAGACATCATAGCCCTCCTCAGCGAGGAGAAGATCAGGTTAAAAGGGCAGCTGTGGACCAAGGAGTGGTATATTGGCTACTACCAGGGAAAAATAGGCCTTGTGCACACCAAAAATGTGTTAGTGGTTGGGAAGGTCAAGCCCAGCTACTTCTCTGGGCCAGATCTCACCACTAGCCTGCTGCTCGAGCAGATCCTGAGGCCCTGCAAGTTCCTGACCTACATCTATGCCTCTGTGAGGACTCTGCTCATGGAGAATCTCAGCAGCTGGCGGTCCTTCGCCGATGCGCTGGGGTACTTGAACTTGCCGCTCACGTTTTTCTGCCGAGCAGAGTTGGACAGTGAGCCTGAGCGAGTGGCCTCTGTCttggagaagctgaaggaagacTGCAACAACACTGAGAATAAGGAGAGGAAATCTTTCCAGAAGGAGCTGATGACG GCCCTGCTGAAAATGGACTGCCAGGGGCTGGTTGTCCGCCTCATCCAGGACTTTGTGCTGCTGACCACAGCCGTGGAGGTGGCCCAACGCTGGAGGGAGCTTGCGGAGAAGCTCGCCAAAGTCTCCAAGCAGCAGATGGATGCCTATGAGGCCCCGCACCGGGACAAGACAGGGACGGTGGACAGCGAG GCCATGTGGAAGCCAGCATATGACTTCCTTCTCACCTGGAGCAGTCAGATGGGCGAGAGCTACCGTGACGTGATCCAGGAGCTGCACACCGGGCTGGACAAGATGAAGAACCCCATCACCAAACGCTGGAAGCATCTCACCGGCACCCTGATCCTCGTCAACTCCTTGGACATGCTGCGGGCAGCTGCCTTCAGCCCACAAGACCACGAGGATTTTGCCATCTAG